The window TTCTGTTCTATACCGGTTTGTCTCATAAAATCGGTGAGGTGCATGACGGCGCCGCTACCACAGACTGGATGGTTCAAGAGCAAGAGCGTGGTATCACTATCACCTCGGCTGCGGTAACCACATTCTGGCGTGGTATGGATGCTCAATTCACTGAACACCGCATCAATATCATCGATACCCCTGGTCACGTTGACTTTACTATTGAAGTTGAACGGTCTCTGCGCGTCCTCGACGGCGCTGTTGTCGTTTTCTGTGGTTCATCTGGTGTTGAACCTCAGTCAGAAACAGTGTGGCGTCAAGCTGATAAATACCGCGTTCCACGCTTAGTATTTATCAACAAGATGGACCGTGCAGGTGCAGACTTTGAACGTGTAGTGAAGCAAATTAGAACTCGTCTTGGAGCCACTTGTGTGCCTATTCAATTGAATATTGGTGCAGAAGAAAACTTCAAAGGCGTGATCGACTTAATCAAGATGAAAGCAATTAACTGGAATGAATCAGACCAGGGTATGACTTTCACTTATGAGGAGATCCCTGCAGAGTTAGCGGCTAAAGCGGCTGAAATGCATGAGTATCTAGTTGAAGTAGCCGCCGAATCCTCGGATGAACTGATGGATAAGTACCTTGAAGAAGGCACGCTATCAGAAGACGAGATTAAAAAGGCACTACGTCAGCGTACTATAAATAATGAAATCGTTTTAGCGACTTGTGGTTCTGCATTTAAGAACAAAGGCGTTCAAGCGGTACTTGATGCGGTTATTGAATTCTTGCCAGCGCCAATTGATGTGCCTCCAATTAAGGGCATCGATGAGAACGACCAAGAAGTAGAGCGCCCATCAGATGACAATGCGCCTTTTGCTGCATTGGCATTTAAGATTGCTACAGATCCATTCGTAGGAACTTTGACCTTTATCCGCGTGTACTCAGGCGTACTCGAATCAGGTTCGGGCGTTTACAACTCTGTGAAACAGAAGCGTGAACGCGTAGGTCGTATGGTGCAAATGCATGCAAACGATCGTACTGAACTGAAAGAAGTCCGTGCTGGTGATATCGCAGCGGCGATTGGTCTAAAAGAAGTGACTACGGGTGATACGCTTTGTGATAACGATCATAGAGTGATCTTGGAACGTATGGAGTTCCCAGAGCCAGTAATTACCATTGCCGTTGAGCCTAAGTCAAAAGCCGACCAGGACAAAATGGGTATCGCGTTGCAAAAGCTTGCAGCGGAAGATCCATCATTCCGAGTTGAAACTGACGAAGAATCATCACAAACTCTGATTTCGGGTATGGGTGAGTTACACTTAGACATCATCGTCGACCGTATGCGTCGCGAATTCGGTGTTGAATGTAACGTAGGTAAGCCACAAGTGGCCTACCGCGAAACTATCCGAGCATCAGTAGAAGCTGAAGGTAAATTTGTACGCCAATCAGGTGGTCGTGGACAATTCGGTCACGTTTGGTTAAAACTAGAGCCTAATGAAGAAGGCGCTGGTTACGAATTTGTCAATGCAGTTGTGGGAGGTGTGATTCCTCGTGAATTCATTCCTGCGGTTGATAAAGGTATCCAAGAACAGATGAAGAATGGCGTTCTCGCTGGCTTCCCTGTGTTGGACGTGAAGGTCACTCTGTTCGACGGTTCATATCATGATGTGGACTCGAATGAGATGGCGTTCAAAATTGCAGGTTCTATGGGCTTCAAAAAGGGTGCGCTTGAAGCGAATCCGGCGTTGCTCGAACCTTGCATGAAAGTAGAAGTAACTACCCCTGAAAATTATATGGGTGATGTCGTTGG of the Shewanella baltica genome contains:
- the fusA gene encoding elongation factor G; amino-acid sequence: MARTTPIERYRNIGICAHVDAGKTTTTERVLFYTGLSHKIGEVHDGAATTDWMVQEQERGITITSAAVTTFWRGMDAQFTEHRINIIDTPGHVDFTIEVERSLRVLDGAVVVFCGSSGVEPQSETVWRQADKYRVPRLVFINKMDRAGADFERVVKQIRTRLGATCVPIQLNIGAEENFKGVIDLIKMKAINWNESDQGMTFTYEEIPAELAAKAAEMHEYLVEVAAESSDELMDKYLEEGTLSEDEIKKALRQRTINNEIVLATCGSAFKNKGVQAVLDAVIEFLPAPIDVPPIKGIDENDQEVERPSDDNAPFAALAFKIATDPFVGTLTFIRVYSGVLESGSGVYNSVKQKRERVGRMVQMHANDRTELKEVRAGDIAAAIGLKEVTTGDTLCDNDHRVILERMEFPEPVITIAVEPKSKADQDKMGIALQKLAAEDPSFRVETDEESSQTLISGMGELHLDIIVDRMRREFGVECNVGKPQVAYRETIRASVEAEGKFVRQSGGRGQFGHVWLKLEPNEEGAGYEFVNAVVGGVIPREFIPAVDKGIQEQMKNGVLAGFPVLDVKVTLFDGSYHDVDSNEMAFKIAGSMGFKKGALEANPALLEPCMKVEVTTPENYMGDVVGDLNRRRGLIEGMDDGFGGIKIVHAVVPLSEMFGYATDLRSATQGRASYSMEFLKYSDAPQNIAKAIIESRS